From one Thalassobaculum sp. OXR-137 genomic stretch:
- a CDS encoding ABC transporter ATP-binding protein → MARAPDTAKRLDTQVDGAYSIDVSNVDATVLLRITAMAFRHHWRMTVAVVTTVLGGIFQLMVPQYLGQAVDQAQGLLRNAAAGVSDQGAAEAALLTTALLLLGAAVLRGVFTMLHNYQGEAVGQLIGYRLRLDYYRQLQRLSLSWHDRVHTGDLMTRGILDIEGVRLWVDTGILRSVLLTVLIGGGAVVLFRNDPILACVALSFVPIVGIRASIARLKLRDTWIALQDKMSELTNVMEENLGGIRVVRAFAAQAFELTRYDKISAEGLAIASRRVRLFVLSTTQMTFVYFLAMGLTLWVGGTKVAAGEITLGQLTEALAFMLILQMPVRQIGWMINSIARASTCGGRLFNVIDLEPSIADKPGAKDLALTEGVVRFENVDFSYPTWAKDDRTLSGIDLEARPGKMIGIVGPPGSGKTTIAQLLGRYYDVTGGRITVDGQDIRDVTLSSLREAVAIVQQEPFLFTASIDHNVAYGDPWAGRSSIERSAQTAQLHNYIKALPNDYQTLVGERGVSLSGGQRQRLSIARAILPDAKLLVLDDSTAAIDAATERRIRESLKDYTKERGVIVIAHRLSSLMHADEIVFLEAGRIVERGDHDSLMAHGGRYAQLYELQARTGAEPKTGAAQ, encoded by the coding sequence ATGGCCCGCGCGCCCGACACCGCCAAGCGCCTCGACACCCAGGTCGATGGCGCCTACAGCATCGACGTCTCCAACGTGGACGCCACCGTGCTGCTGCGCATCACGGCGATGGCCTTCCGCCACCACTGGCGCATGACCGTGGCCGTGGTCACGACCGTGCTCGGCGGGATCTTCCAGCTCATGGTGCCGCAGTATCTCGGCCAGGCCGTGGATCAGGCCCAGGGGCTGCTGCGCAATGCCGCCGCCGGGGTCTCCGACCAGGGCGCGGCGGAGGCGGCCCTGCTGACCACCGCGCTGCTGCTGCTGGGCGCCGCCGTCCTGCGCGGCGTCTTCACCATGCTGCACAACTACCAGGGCGAAGCGGTCGGCCAGCTCATCGGCTACCGGCTGCGGCTCGACTATTACCGCCAGCTCCAGCGGCTCAGCCTGTCCTGGCACGACCGGGTGCATACCGGCGACCTGATGACCCGCGGCATCCTCGATATCGAGGGCGTGCGGCTGTGGGTCGATACCGGGATCCTGCGCAGCGTGCTGCTGACCGTGCTGATCGGCGGCGGCGCGGTAGTGCTGTTCCGCAACGACCCGATCCTGGCCTGCGTCGCCCTGAGCTTCGTGCCGATCGTCGGCATCCGTGCTTCCATCGCCCGCCTGAAGCTCCGCGACACCTGGATCGCGCTGCAGGACAAGATGTCCGAACTGACCAACGTGATGGAGGAGAACCTCGGCGGCATCCGCGTGGTCCGCGCCTTCGCCGCCCAGGCGTTCGAGCTCACCCGCTACGACAAGATCTCCGCCGAGGGCCTCGCCATCGCCAGCCGCCGGGTGCGGCTGTTCGTGCTGTCCACCACCCAGATGACCTTCGTCTATTTCCTGGCGATGGGCCTGACCCTGTGGGTCGGCGGCACCAAGGTGGCGGCGGGCGAGATCACCCTGGGCCAGCTCACCGAGGCCCTGGCCTTCATGCTGATCCTGCAGATGCCGGTGCGGCAGATCGGCTGGATGATCAACTCCATCGCCCGGGCCTCGACCTGCGGCGGCCGCCTGTTCAACGTCATCGACCTGGAGCCCTCCATCGCCGACAAGCCCGGCGCCAAGGACCTGGCGCTCACCGAGGGCGTGGTCCGGTTCGAGAACGTAGATTTCAGCTATCCGACCTGGGCCAAGGACGACCGCACCCTGTCCGGCATCGACCTGGAGGCGCGGCCGGGCAAGATGATCGGCATCGTCGGCCCGCCCGGTTCGGGCAAGACGACCATCGCCCAGCTTCTCGGCCGCTACTACGACGTGACCGGCGGGCGCATCACCGTGGACGGCCAGGACATCCGCGACGTGACCCTGTCCTCCCTGCGCGAGGCCGTGGCGATCGTGCAACAGGAGCCGTTCCTGTTCACCGCCAGCATCGACCACAACGTCGCCTATGGCGACCCCTGGGCGGGGCGCTCCAGCATCGAGCGCTCGGCCCAGACGGCGCAGCTCCACAACTACATCAAGGCGCTCCCGAACGACTACCAGACCCTGGTGGGCGAGCGCGGCGTGTCGCTTTCCGGCGGCCAGCGCCAGCGGCTGTCCATCGCCCGCGCCATCCTGCCCGACGCCAAGCTGCTGGTGCTGGACGACAGCACCGCCGCCATCGACGCCGCCACCGAACGGCGCATCCGCGAGTCCCTGAAGGACTATACCAAGGAGCGCGGGGTGATCGTGATCGCCCACCGCCTCTCCTCGCTCATGCATGCCGACGAGATCGTGTTCCTGGAGGCCGGCCGCATCGTCGAACGCGGCGACCATGACAGCCTGATGGCGCACGGCGGCCGCTATGCCCAGCTCTACGAGCTCCAGGCGCGCACCGGCGCGGAACCGAAGACGGGGGCCGCGCAATGA
- the fliG gene encoding flagellar motor switch protein FliG yields the protein MGTRTREDYRSITGPEKAAILLMSLGEQQAAALFGQMDDEEIKEISQVMAGLGMVSSNIVERLFVEFAEQVSSTGSLVGSMDSTQRLLAKVLGEDRVEDIMEEIRGPAGRTMWDKLANVSEQVLANYLKNEYPQTVAVILGKISQMHAAKVLATLPENFAMEVVMRMLRMEAVNKEIEKDVERVLRTEFMSNLARTNRRDSHEMMAEIFNSLDRATESRFLSALEERNKDSAEKIRSLMFTFEDLNRLDPAGVQTLLRAVDKDKLTIALKGASEELRDLFFGNMSERAAKLMREDMQALGPLRLKDVEDAQTAMVQSAKDLADRGEIVLGGSSGDDQLVY from the coding sequence ATGGGGACGCGTACCCGCGAGGACTACCGCAGCATCACCGGCCCGGAAAAGGCCGCGATTCTGCTGATGTCGCTCGGCGAGCAGCAGGCCGCCGCCCTGTTCGGACAGATGGACGACGAGGAGATCAAGGAGATCTCCCAGGTGATGGCCGGCCTCGGCATGGTGTCCTCGAACATCGTCGAGCGGCTGTTCGTTGAGTTCGCCGAGCAGGTGTCCTCCACCGGCTCGCTGGTCGGCTCCATGGATTCGACCCAGCGTCTGCTCGCCAAGGTCCTGGGCGAGGACCGTGTCGAAGACATCATGGAGGAGATCCGCGGTCCGGCGGGTCGCACCATGTGGGACAAGCTGGCGAATGTCAGCGAACAGGTCCTGGCGAACTACCTGAAGAACGAATACCCGCAGACCGTGGCCGTGATTCTCGGCAAGATCAGCCAGATGCATGCCGCCAAGGTACTGGCCACCCTGCCCGAGAACTTCGCCATGGAAGTCGTCATGCGCATGCTGCGCATGGAGGCGGTGAATAAGGAGATCGAGAAGGACGTCGAACGCGTGCTGCGCACCGAGTTCATGTCCAACCTCGCCCGCACCAACCGCCGCGACAGCCACGAGATGATGGCCGAGATCTTCAACAGCCTGGACCGCGCCACCGAGAGCCGATTCCTGTCGGCCCTGGAGGAGCGCAACAAGGACAGCGCCGAGAAGATCCGCTCGCTGATGTTCACCTTCGAGGACCTGAACCGCCTCGACCCGGCCGGCGTGCAGACCCTGCTGCGCGCGGTGGACAAGGACAAGCTCACCATCGCGCTCAAGGGCGCGTCGGAAGAGCTGCGCGACCTGTTCTTCGGCAACATGTCCGAACGCGCCGCCAAGCTGATGCGCGAAGACATGCAGGCGCTCGGCCCCCTGCGCCTCAAGGACGTGGAAGACGCGCAGACCGCCATGGTGCAGTCGGCCAAGGACCTGGCCGACCGCGGCGAGATCGTCCTCGGCGGCTCCAGCGGCGACGACCAGCTCGTCTACTGA
- a CDS encoding MotA/TolQ/ExbB proton channel family protein: protein MFRYLLIVRFALINVVAAALLAGAYLQGWLDAVVKGDLIELSLVIVAVFSYGFLYCALRVGQTSGELDEIRTATPSDGTPAALYLEKARFSHDRESPRGVLRMRLGRRIATVRHIANSLVFLGLIGTVIGFIIALSGVDPSRAADADNVADMVATLISGMSVALNTTLVGAVLYVWLIVNYRLLSSATVDLLTETIDLGDGG from the coding sequence ATGTTCCGATATCTGCTGATCGTCCGGTTCGCGCTGATCAACGTGGTGGCTGCCGCCCTGCTCGCCGGCGCCTATCTGCAGGGCTGGCTCGATGCGGTCGTCAAGGGCGACCTGATCGAACTCTCCCTCGTGATCGTCGCGGTGTTCTCCTACGGCTTCCTGTACTGCGCCCTGCGCGTCGGTCAGACCAGCGGCGAGCTGGACGAGATCCGAACCGCCACGCCTTCCGACGGCACGCCCGCCGCCCTCTACCTGGAGAAGGCCCGCTTTAGCCACGACCGGGAGAGCCCGCGGGGCGTGCTGCGGATGCGGCTGGGGCGGCGCATCGCCACCGTGCGCCACATCGCCAACAGCCTGGTCTTCCTCGGCCTGATCGGCACGGTGATCGGCTTCATCATCGCCCTGTCCGGGGTCGATCCCAGCCGGGCCGCCGACGCCGACAACGTGGCCGACATGGTGGCCACCCTGATCTCCGGCATGTCGGTCGCGCTGAACACCACCCTGGTCGGCGCGGTGCTCTATGTCTGGCTGATCGTGAACTACCGGCTGCTGTCCAGCGCCACCGTCGACCTGCTCACCGAAACCATCGATCTCGGCGACGGCGGCTAG
- a CDS encoding alpha/beta hydrolase — translation MTFFKGLSLETVEVAAGPMRLRRGGDGPPLLMLHGNPQTHAMWHAVAPRLAESYTVVCPDLRGYGGSHKPPATADHAPYSKRAMAQDMADLMAALGHDRFRVVAHDRGARVAHRLAIDHPDRVERMALLDIVPTIEHFERADMAFAMGYYHWFWFAQPHPFPETIISAAPEAWFRAHTNREPKDDGFFHPEAMADYLAAARNPEMIRGMCEDYRAAATIDLDHDRASREAGDRIRCPLLAMWGTKGKIGQWYDPVAIWRQYCDGPVTSQAIDTGHYLAEEDPEATLAALEPFLAG, via the coding sequence GTGACGTTCTTTAAGGGCCTGAGCCTGGAGACGGTGGAGGTGGCCGCCGGCCCGATGCGCCTGCGCCGGGGCGGCGACGGGCCGCCGCTGCTGATGCTGCACGGCAACCCGCAGACCCATGCCATGTGGCACGCGGTGGCACCGCGTCTGGCGGAATCCTACACGGTCGTCTGTCCCGACCTGCGCGGCTATGGCGGCTCGCACAAACCGCCGGCGACCGCCGACCACGCGCCCTACTCCAAGCGGGCGATGGCCCAGGACATGGCCGACCTGATGGCCGCCCTCGGCCATGACCGGTTCCGCGTGGTCGCCCATGACCGGGGCGCGCGGGTGGCGCACCGGCTGGCGATCGACCACCCGGACCGGGTGGAGCGGATGGCGCTGCTCGACATCGTGCCGACCATCGAGCATTTCGAGCGCGCGGATATGGCCTTCGCCATGGGCTACTATCACTGGTTCTGGTTCGCCCAGCCGCATCCCTTCCCCGAGACGATCATCTCGGCGGCACCCGAGGCCTGGTTCCGCGCCCATACCAACCGCGAGCCCAAGGATGACGGGTTCTTCCACCCCGAGGCCATGGCCGATTACCTCGCCGCCGCCCGGAACCCGGAGATGATCCGCGGCATGTGCGAGGATTACCGGGCGGCCGCGACCATCGACCTGGATCACGACCGCGCGAGCCGGGAGGCCGGCGACCGCATCCGCTGTCCGCTGCTGGCGATGTGGGGCACCAAGGGCAAGATCGGCCAGTGGTACGACCCGGTGGCAATCTGGCGGCAGTATTGCGACGGTCCGGTGACCAGCCAGGCGATCGACACCGGCCACTACCTGGCAGAGGAGGATCCCGAGGCGACGCTGGCGGCGCTGGAGCCGTTCCTGGCGGGGTAA
- a CDS encoding NAD(P)-dependent oxidoreductase, with protein MTRGFEGADVKAGRLTAEQVAANLSDLHPPLTRHEAAVAADRCYFCYDAPCMTACPTTIDIPMFIRQIAADNPAGAAMTIFDQNILGGMCARVCPTETLCEEACVREAAEGKPVEIGRLQRFATDHLMAANTHPYERGCNTGKKVAVVGAGPAGLACAHRLATKGHAVTLFDARPKPGGLNEYGIAAYKTPGGFARDEVDFVLGIGNITLETGKALGRDITVEGLKWDYDAVFLGIGLAGVNALGVPGEDLPGVEDAVAFIAELRSSPEPSSLAIGRRVVVIGGGMTAIDAAVQSKLLGAEEVTIVYRRGQESMNASHFEQDLAQTKGVAIKHWARPVRVVSDGDRRGVEFEYTRAGASGLEGTGETFFLAADVVLTAIGQTLEAPDGPKIDKGRLVVDAEFRTSLAGVWAGGDCVAAGDDLTVTAVAQGRDAAESIHRALTA; from the coding sequence ATGACGCGTGGTTTCGAGGGAGCGGACGTCAAGGCCGGTCGGCTGACGGCCGAACAGGTTGCCGCCAACCTCTCCGATCTCCACCCGCCGCTCACCCGCCACGAGGCGGCGGTGGCCGCCGACCGGTGCTACTTCTGCTACGACGCACCCTGCATGACGGCGTGCCCGACGACCATCGACATCCCGATGTTCATCCGCCAGATCGCCGCCGACAACCCGGCCGGTGCGGCGATGACGATCTTCGACCAGAACATCCTGGGCGGCATGTGCGCCCGCGTCTGTCCCACCGAAACCCTGTGCGAGGAGGCCTGCGTGCGCGAGGCCGCCGAGGGCAAGCCGGTGGAGATCGGCCGGCTGCAGCGCTTCGCCACCGACCATCTCATGGCGGCCAACACCCATCCCTACGAGCGCGGCTGCAACACCGGCAAGAAGGTCGCCGTGGTCGGCGCCGGCCCGGCGGGGCTCGCCTGCGCCCACCGCCTGGCGACGAAGGGCCATGCGGTGACCCTGTTCGATGCGCGGCCGAAACCGGGCGGCCTCAACGAATACGGTATCGCCGCCTACAAGACGCCCGGCGGTTTCGCCCGCGACGAGGTCGATTTCGTACTTGGCATCGGCAACATCACGCTGGAGACCGGCAAGGCGCTGGGCCGCGACATCACCGTCGAAGGGCTGAAATGGGACTATGACGCGGTGTTCCTGGGCATCGGTCTGGCGGGCGTGAACGCGCTCGGCGTGCCGGGCGAGGACCTGCCGGGCGTCGAGGATGCGGTGGCGTTCATCGCCGAGCTGCGGTCCTCGCCGGAGCCGTCGTCGCTCGCCATCGGCCGCCGGGTGGTGGTGATCGGCGGCGGCATGACGGCGATCGACGCGGCGGTTCAATCCAAGCTGCTGGGGGCGGAAGAGGTCACCATCGTCTACCGCCGCGGCCAGGAATCGATGAACGCCAGCCATTTCGAGCAGGACCTGGCCCAGACCAAGGGTGTCGCCATCAAGCATTGGGCGAGGCCGGTCCGTGTCGTCTCCGACGGCGACCGGCGGGGCGTGGAGTTCGAATACACCCGTGCCGGCGCCAGCGGCCTTGAGGGGACCGGCGAGACCTTCTTCCTTGCCGCCGACGTCGTGCTGACGGCGATCGGTCAGACCCTGGAGGCGCCCGACGGCCCAAAAATCGACAAAGGGCGGCTGGTGGTCGACGCGGAGTTCCGCACCAGCCTTGCCGGGGTCTGGGCCGGCGGCGACTGCGTGGCGGCGGGCGACGACCTGACCGTGACGGCCGTGGCCCAGGGCCGCGACGCCGCCGAAAGCATCCACCGCGCCCTGACGGCGTGA